In Zingiber officinale cultivar Zhangliang chromosome 1A, Zo_v1.1, whole genome shotgun sequence, a genomic segment contains:
- the LOC122017926 gene encoding uncharacterized protein LOC122017926 — MKEEQNDASNVPTRKMKFTPKIPPRRAPKAVAVKVEKTENKDDTVDKELLSKLNRAKASDGFVKRTPKIDKKDGPSEVAFGHGSSTVRSFPKGSLAGDPNSASLVPKEYAEPWDYTNSYYPTSLPLRRPYSGNPEILDKEEFGQAASMACDQAQSNPALELDLMRKKEDTQMLLFQLPVNLPLVQQSSAGTKVEDAASKGDRASRNGAKLELPTGRMGKIMVYKSGKVKMQLGDVLYDISPGQKLTFSQEVVAINTKEKHCCALGELDKRAVVTPDVDSLFHSLDDLDLH; from the exons ATGAAGGAAGAGCAGAATGATGCTTCTAATGTTCCTACCAGAAag ATGAAATTTACTCCCAAAATCCCGCCTCGGAGGGCACCAAAAGCGGTTGCGGTTAAAGT GGAAAAAACTGAAAATAAGGACGATACTGTTGACAAGGAACTGCTTTCAAAGCTAAACCGCGCAAAG GCAAGCGATGGATTTGTAAAGAGAACCCCTAAGATTGATAAAAAGG ATGGCCCATCTGAAGTAGCATTTGGCCACGGAAGTTCCACGGTAAGGTCATTCCCCAAGGGCAGCCTTGCAGGAGACCCAAATTCAG CATCACTTGTGCCGAAAGAATATGCCGAGCCCTGG GATTATACTAATTCCTATTATCCTACTTCACTTCCGCTAAGAAGGCCCTACTCCGGCAACCCAG AAATTCTCGATAAAGAGGAGTTTGGTCAGGCAGCTAGCATGGCTTGTGATCAGGCTCAAAGTAATCCAGCTCTAGAGCTTGATTTGATG CGAAAGAAGGAAGATACACAGATGCTCCTTTTCCAGTTACCTGTAAATCTTCCGCTAGTACAGCAGTCTTCTGCAGGCACCAAAGTTGAAGATGCTGCTTCCAAGGGAGACCGTGCTTCCAGGAACGGCGCCAAATTAGAACTACCAACAGGGCGTATGGGGAAAATTATGGTCTACAAGAGTGGAAAAGTGAAGATGCAGCTAGGAGATGTGCTTTATGAT ATTTCTCCTGGTCAAAAACTTACATTTTCTCAAGAAGTGGTGGCAATTAATACCAAAGAGAAGCATTGCTGCGCGCTCGGCGAGCTTGATAAGCGTGCTGTTGTGACTCCGGATGTGGATTCTCTCTTTCACTCCTTGGATGATCTTGACCTACATTAG
- the LOC121999760 gene encoding abscisic acid receptor PYL4-like: MPHTSTKPSPSLHRTAGACKPFSFSANGSGHALPDFASRYHDHSVGAHQCSSTLVQRVAAPVACVWSVVRRFDHPQVYKHFVKSCRVIDGDGAVGTLREVRLVSGLPAATSRERLEILDDERHVLSFRVVGGEHRLANYRSVTTLHPAEGDGQNAGTVVVESYVVDVPQGNTTDDTRAFVDTIVRCNLQSLARTAENSLKSCRKN, translated from the coding sequence ATGCCCCACACCTCCACCAAGCCCTCCCCCTCACTCCATCGCACCGCCGGCGCCTGCAAACCCTTCTCCTTCTCCGCGAACGGCTCCGGCCACGCCCTCCCGGACTTCGCCTCCCGGTACCACGACCACTCCGTGGGGGCTCACCAGTGCAGCTCCACCCTGGTCCAGCGCGTCGCCGCGCCGGTGGCCTGCGTCTGGTCGGTCGTCCGCCGCTTCGACCACCCGCAGGTCTACAAGCACTTCGTGAAGAGCTGCCGCGTGATCGACGGCGACGGCGCCGTGGGCACGCTGCGGGAGGTGCGCCTCGTCTCCGGGCTCCCCGCCGCCACCAGCCGCGAGCGCCTGGAAATCCTCGACGACGAGCGGCACGTGCTCAGCTTCCGGGTAGTCGGCGGCGAGCACCGCCTCGCCAACTACCGCTCCGTGACCACGCTCCACCCGGCCGAAGGCGACGGCCAGAACGCGGGCACGGTGGTGGTGGAATCCTACGTCGTGGACGTGCCGCAGGGGAACACCACCGACGACACGCGCGCCTTCGTCGACACCATCGTCCGCTGTAACCTCCAGTCGCTGGCCCGCACCGCCGAGAACAGCCTCAAATCATGCCGGAAGAATTGA